The Ziziphus jujuba cultivar Dongzao chromosome 3, ASM3175591v1 region TTTCATGATTTAGTCTTCCACATGACAAGTACACAACAATTCAAGCCACAATGACCAATATTTGGTCTTTAGTATTAGGATATATAAATGGATTCAATAAGGCCTGTAACTAGAATATCAACCATTTTTGAGTTTAGCATATgtccataaaaatttataatgatttCAAAATATCGTTTGCTGTACAGGTTAATGGCAATGTCCGTATTTTTTCATATGTGAAATTTTAGAATGGAGCAAacttaatcataaaaaaaatatatgtatatatcttgtTTGCTAAGTACTTAAAACAATtgggaatatataaatattatatattatttttttttttttaaaaggagtaaattcgttaaaaaaaaaaaaaaatcttagtaCATATGCATGGACTGATGGTACATGTGAGGAGAAAGAGTAAAATGAGAGAAGGTTTGCCAAATTTTTAGTGTGAAATAAAACTTCAGCCCTATGGAAAATATTTCAAGTACTCCAGTTGCATCAAAAGGAAACATTGATTTTATTGTTGGGCCAGTCTAAACCCTAATAATGTTATttatgtctttttatttttattttttcttttttataacttAGGAAGGTAGATTTTAGTACCAAGCTAATTATGTCTTTGtttcgttttgtttttttctttccttttttataaattagaaagGGGGATTTTAATATACCAGCTTTGACCAAAATTTGGACGTGGGGTCATTAGCAGCAGTGCGTGCCATTCCAAAGGGACTAATTATGTCTTTGTAACTCACGGTAATAaagtatttaaaacattttttgatCATAAAGAATTTAACAAgtttattattgtaatattatgcTAATATCTTGCATcatgttaatttatatattggatttgcgaaagaaaataaaaactttgcaCATAAAGTCAATAATGGCCGGTGGTAATAACCACTGTATATtggtttataatatatatatatatatataaacccacGTCCAAATACTACTGTATATTGGTAACAACCACTGTATATTGGGtctaattttaataaacaaatactaATATTAAACTGTCACTGATTAttctatttttgtaaaatatttttttgatgaagaataatacGCTTGAAACCCAACAGAGAATTAGAAGCAAGCCCGTAATTAGTCATGCACTTGTCAAGCTAGTCTCTACCTCTGTTTCTGGTGTTTAAACTTTACCATTACATtgttatgattttgttttgcttgCTGTGATCAAATAGAATATGTGAAATGTAGGGAAAAACCTCACCACACCAAGCACATTGATGGCTCCTATTTTACTTCAGGATTCTCAAACGGATATGGAAATGCTAATTTCagtaatttgaaaattcaaaattgtaCTAATGAAAGTAGAAAATTGTGCTACTTTTCttctcgtatatatatatatatatttttttttgtttgtttgtcaaTTTTAGTGAAGATTGGAGAACAAATATCTGCTTCTTATtgcttattttaaatattttggtatatagtttttctattaaattgtttgtaatttgcatattttaaatattttttaatgttagttaATAGTAGCTAATTTATTAGGCATTTCAAAcaattataaactaaaaaaattaaaatataaataatgaaattaaaatctattgtaaaatatatattttttccttgaGTTTTTTAGGTAATTGAAATGATGAACAGTCTCTAACCAACACCAAATGACATTTGGAGTAACAAACTACACACAATTAGTaagtagaaaaacataaaaaaaaaaaaaaaaaaaaaaaaaaaaccaaaacctaATGAGTTACTAAATTAAACCACACCTTATTAATTTATACTTTGATATACGTGCAATTCAGTCTTCTTGTCATTTCATTTggggaaacaaataaaaagaaaaaaataaaacataaaaataaaaataaaagtaaaataaaataaaactcttTTTGTTATTTCTTGGAAGGTGCTGGCTACTGACTAATAAAGTCTTTGTCGCTACATGTTGACTGATAAAGTTAACACGGCCGGCGAGTCCTTTTTCCCATTTTCTTCTCTCCTCCAtaatacagagagagagagagagagagaagcacaGCGTTTTGGGCAACCGATCAGGAAGACGGTCTTGGTGTTGTGGGTAGACGACTTGcaggaaaaaagaacaaaaaaaaaaaaaaggaaacctaGCTGCAGCAACGTCGTTGGTAGCCAAAGGTATGGATAACAGAGGCACATGTAGTTAGCTGACCTCAATACCAATCTTCCATTCAATttgttactaattaatttataattacttAATTTGCTTCTGGATTAAGATTTGCTGCAGGTTATAAACAtggcttctgcttcttcttcttcttcttcttcttcttctcgagAAAAGTATGATGTATTTCTCAGTTTTAGGGGTAAGGACACCCGTGATGGTTTTACTGGTTATCTTTATCGTGCTCTGGATCTAAAGCATATCGTGACCTTCAAAGATGATGAGAACCTTGAAAGTGGCCATAGAATTTCTGAAATCATGCAGGCCATTGAGGAATCTAAGATTTGCATAATAGTTTTCTCGAAAGACTTTGCATCTTCCACATGGTGTTTGAACGAAGTGGTTCGCATACTCGAATGCAAGAGAAATGGGAGTGCTGTTGTACCCATTTTTTATGGCATAGAACCATCTGTTGTACGAAACCAGAAGGAGGGTTATGCAGAAGCATTTGTTAAACATGAACAAGACGGAAGGGAGATGGTGCAGCAGTGGAGGGATGCTCTTAAAGAAGTGGCTGGTATCAGCGGTTATGAGTCAAACAAGATTAGGTAACTTTCTGTCTTagtaatttgtaatatatatatatatatatatgtataatccaTACAATGTGTTTTTCAGGGTGTTAAATCCAGGGGTCTAGATGATGAGACTTTAAGCTAAGGTCTAAGTGGTGCATATTTGTCAAACCTCCAAGTGGTCGATGATACTTccccttttctatattttactaaaaaatgaaaacagttaataacaaaatttccttgaacaaaatttaaatcatctaaATATATTCCTAAGATATATTAagcattaatatttatttcttttaaatttcaaaatttatatcaatgatCCTCTGTTTCTAAAATAGTATGTATGTGTCAAACCTCCAAAAGGTTGACGATATTTCCcctgttttatattttactaaaatgTTAAAATGGTTAATAGCACACTTGCCTTAttacaactatatataatatatttatttcacaaaaaaaaaatatatatatatatatatatacataatattattgaattaagatttatatctatttcttttaaattcctAGATTTATATCAATGATCCTCTGTTTCTAacaatttgtatttgatttctCCATTTGCTAGGCCTGAGTACAggtttattgaaaaaattgttgaagatgTTTTATTGAAATTGTCTAAATACGTATCAGCAAATGATCATTTCAAGGGGCACTTGATTGGAATTGAAAAGCCTACGAAGGAAACTGAAGGATTGTTGTGCATTGGCTCAATGAATGTTCGCATCATAGGCCTTTATGGCATGGGGGGCATTGGAAAAACCACCCTTGCACGTGCTATATTTCAAACCTTCTATTGTCATTTCGAAAGTTATTGCTTTCTTAACGATGTTAGAGAAGAATTTGAAAGACATGGAATAAATCATTTGAGAGAGAAACTTCTTTTTGAGCTGTTCAAAGATAAAACTTCTCTAAACATGGAATCAACTGCTATTCAAGACAGATGCCGCCGTACAAGGGTCCTTATTGTTTTAGATGATTTGGATGCAATATTACAATTAAACAGATTATTACCTAAAGGGTGTACCTTCGGTGATGGAAGTAGAATTATTGTCACAACCAGAGATGCCCAAGTGCTCAAGTCAAGGGCAGATGAACTTTACGAGGTTAAGAGGTTAAATGACTCTGACGCCCTTACGCTTTTTCGATTGCATGCTTTTGGTCAAAATTCTGATCTTCCAGGGTATGAAGCTTTATCAAAAAGTGCAGCAGATTATGCACATGGCAATCCATTAGCTCTTGAAGTCTTGGGTTGTTCCCTTTACTCCAAAAGCATAAAAGTATGGGAAAGTGCATTGGATAAGTTGAAAACAGATCCAGACAGGACCATTCAAAAAGTGTTGAAAATAAGTTATGATGGATTAGATGACGAAGCAATCCAGGGCATATTTCTCGACATTGCATGCTTCTTCGATGGTGAAGTTGACAGAGAATATGTGGAAAGCATACTACACCGCAATGAGCAACATTCTGATGCAACAGCAGGAATAAGTGTTCTCATTGATAAATCCTTAATAATTGAATGCCAAAACAAATTGTCCATGCATGCTTTACTACGACAAATGGGTAAAGCTATTGTTTGTGATAAAAACAAAGAACCTGGAAAACGTAGTAGACTGTGGAATGCTAAAGATGTTAGCTATGTATTGGAAAGAAGTACGGTAAGTGCAAATTAGTTTAATACATTTACTTGTGTCTATAAATATTCaagttaataaattttcttttattttatattgtgtCCTTATCCATAACATTGGGTTGATTTTTAGGGAAGCTCTGAAGTTGAGGGTATATTATTGAATCTGTCTGAACTTAGAAAGGATGTAAAAGTGAAGCCTACAGCATTCTCAAAGATGTACCATCTACGATTTCTTAGAATGCATTGTGACAACAGATTTTGCAATGGAGAAATATTCTACGAGAAAGTAGGATGGGGTCCATACAATAGAGAAGTGCGCCAACAAATATATCTTCCTTATGAAGGTTTAGAGATTCCTTCTGATGAGCTGAGATATCTTCAGTGGGATTTATACCCTTTAAAAgattttctatcaaattttaGTCCAGAGAATCTTGTTGAACTTGTCATGCGTGATAGCCAACTTGTGGAGCTACATTGGGATGAAAATCAGGtatgcatctatatatatatatatatatatatatacagatctACTAAAAAACATGCCAAACCTCATCGTAAAAAATGCCCCTCACATCAAGGAATATTGTCTAATGTGAAATACGTTTTTTATGGTGGGGGTCTGGCCATGGACGGACCTAGGTAAGGCAGAGGGGCATGTGCCCCCctcaatttttctatttttaatttacttatataaaatttatctaatttacaatttaatccTTTAAAATTAAGTGGTGTCCCCTTCAAAGTGTAAATCTCTTCTCCAAATTTGTCCCATTTTaacattttccttttcaaaagtTGAAATCTGTTAATCCAATCCAATATCCCATATTATCTCTtctaaaaatgatattttttaacatcaatatttataaaaatttcttaccttaaatagaatttttattttattaatttttgttcactatattagttaaattttcatttttctaattttattttgaattaaagttcttgttaataaattatagacaattaaagttttaaattttaactttttcagttttttttttttttgaaagatcaTTAAAAATTGCATTacttgaaacaaaaaataccaACAACTTGTTGGAGAGTAGGACCCGTAGAAGGTTGTTCTACTTCCAACCCAGATTCATAAATAGACCATGATAGAGAATGCttagctaatataatatatgagtTGCCATATTAGCAGTCCTAGGAGTAAACAAAGAAACCAGAGTACTGACTTAGAAGAATTCTAATATCTGTTACAATAAAACACCCATCCCCTTATAATCACCTGTGTCATAAATTAATCGTATGGCTTCCTGAGAGTTATAAGCCAAACCACcaccaaagaagacaatatatgTACAGGAACAAATTGCTTCTTTAATGCCAAGTAATTCCGTGACCAAAGGCGAATATAGAAGAGGAAACGGCTTAGGTAAAAGCATATTACATTCCCATGACTGTCTCAAATAACAACACCAgttgaatatgaaaaaaattatagattaccctacttttcatataatataagtagttatattattgatataatttgcccaaaaaacaattatattattgatatataatgaTGCCCctcttgttgtggttctctgaccactttagagaagaaatatgagaagaaaaataaaagaattctattaatctcttaaaaatagaatacaaaaataaaaacttctctcatggaggattctctcgtggaacctctctttgcactctccaattctctctggaattgctcactcttctttcaagttctctctggaacttaaacaactctctctcttggagtttttctctcaattctcctcacttgggaggattgagatagctctcttggcttggtctTCATGCAaaggtaaggagcctatttataggcttacaaggccacacttttcaacatcttagcccacaattgttgatcggtgcagcaatggtgtcaacaatggtggctgtcaacaatggtggctgtggttggtgaggttggtgcggctgtggttggtgaggttggtgcggctggacttcacaattctccccctccagccgcatttaaaactgatggtcatctgccatctattccagctatgtctctgcatagcttcagcttctcttgagcaacaacttttgttagcatatctgctggattctcttttgtgtggatctttatcagtttcagcaactgttgatctattacttcgcgtatccaatgatagcggatgtcaatgtgctttgtacgggaatgatacattgagtttttgctcaaatccatggcactttggttatcacaatgtatcttgtagtcttcttgcttgatgcccaattctgtgagaaaacgctttaaccacaacatttccttacccgcttccgctgcggcaatgtactctgcttcagtagtggataaagcaacacacttctgcaatcttgactgccatgacacagctccccctgcaaaagtgtagagataacctgatgtagattttctattatcagggtctccggccatatctgcatctgtatagccttctaagattggatcacctcccccgtagcacaagcacagcttcgatgtacctttaagatacctgagaatccatttgactgcttcccagtgtttctttccaggatttgaaagaaatctgctcacaacagctactgcatgagcaatgtctggtctggtacacaccattgcatacatcagacttcctaccgctgaagaatatggtactgaagccatctcctctatctcttctttggatgaggggcacaatctcttactcaacttaaaatgatttgcaagtggaatgctgaccggtttggctttatccatgttgaatctctttatcacccgttcaacatacttctcttgagatagccataaccttctattcttcctgtctcggattatttgcattcccaaaatttgttgagctggtcctaagtctttcatatcaaaggacttagacaattctttcttcagcttactattcttcattgcatcttgtccaacgatcaacatgtcgtccacatatagcaaaagtgcaatgaagtttccacctgaaaatttttgaatataaacacactggtctgctgcagtccttttataaccttgactcaccataaacgagtcaaacttcttgtaccattgtcttggtgcttgcttgaggccatacaagctcttctttagcttgcatatgaggttttctttccctgaaacctcaaatccttctggctgctccatgtagatttcttcatgtaaatcaccgtgaagaaatgctgtcttcacatccatctgctcaagctctaggtttagacttgctactaaaccaaaaatgactcgaattgaagtcatttttaccactggtgaaaaaatctcatcaaagtcaattcctttcttctgaagaaatcctttgaccaccaatcgggctttgtgtttcaccacccttccgctgccatctttcttgagcttgaacacccatttattctttagtgccttctttcctgttggaagctcaaccaactcataagtatgatttttctgcaaggattccatctcatcttgcattgcttgcagccacttttcattctcttgatgagaaacagcttcctggaaactctctggctccccttcttcagtaagcagaatatactcagattctggaaatctctttgatggaattcggcctcgctcagatctccgaacttgtaaaccactggtttcaggaggtgtaccatcatctgatcgctgtgatggccctgcagctgcttgagaagattgagtctccccctgctcaatatccccttcttcctcctggtctgcttctggtatatcttcatgcacctcattatcctctgtggctatttgtgctggtgctggattaggacaaaaattttcggcactagaactacaattaggagacattctgggcttttcaatgtcttccattttctggttttcatggaatactacatccctgcttctaataaccttcttggttttcgggtcccataacctgtatccgaattcttcgtctccatatcctataaagatgcatggagtagatcttgcatcgagcttctgtctgagctccttggatacatgtacataagctatacaaccaaacactcttaaatgagagtaggagggaatcttacccgaccacattttcttcggaatttcaaaattcaacggtactgacggtgatctgttgattaaatagcaggcggcacgaacagcttctccccagaatggctttggcagcttagccatactgagcatacttctgaccttttccataatggttcggttcattctttcggctattccattatgttgtggggtgcgagggaccgtcttctcatgtcgaatgccgtgtcttctgcagtaggcatcgaactccttggaagtatactcgcctccattatctgagcggagacatttcagcttctttcctgtttcacgctctaccatggtatgaaacagtttgaagtaatccagtacctggtcctttgtcttcaagaaatatacccacaccttccgtgaagcatcatcaatgaaggtcaggaaatacttgttgccacctaatgattccacctccatgggaccacaaacatcagagtgcaccagactaagcaactctgatcttctcgatgtagaggaactgaaggagactctatgttgcttaccaaacaagcagtgattacaaggatctagcgcagcatccttgcaaacagtgataagcttctttcttgccaaagtggataatcctttttcactcatgtgaccgagtctctggtgccacagattttgagacgcctctctttctgcaatattgaggctgtctgcacatatcttcacatgagtcttgtacaatgttccacaaatatgtcctcgggcgacaactatggcacctttcgtcattttccatgtgcctttgctgaagtagttgtcatagccttgcttgtctaaggctgctcccgaaagtagattaagccgaaggtctggaacatgacggacatccttcaaagtgattgtacaaccaatattcgtttttatctgaatatcaccagttcccataatctttgcgaaactggaatttcccatctttaccgtaccaaagtctcctgctttgtacgttttgaagaaatctctatgtggagtgacatggtaggatgctgcagtatcgactacccactcaacatcttgggttgatatatgaaggcatgtctcttcttcggtggagcagagcgccacttctcctgtacaagtgactaatgtctctccatccttcttcggctgattaccttggagtctctgctctctcaacaactttctgcagttcttcttcatgtgaccctccaggccacaatgatagcacttatacgatgattttctgccgtctgtagatctgcctctgctcttgctcctgcctctccccctatctcgaccacctctttgctgtcttcctctctctgtgacgagggcatgtgactgatccatgccaatgtcctttctcctggcctcttcattaaatagggcatccttaaccatagccatagtaagtttgccattcggggccgaattgctgagagagactaccaatgtctcccaactgtctggaagagagcttagaagtaggagggcctgatcctcatcccctagttggtaatccacagcagatagttgatttaccaagctctggaactcactggtatgctcggctacagaagttccactctgtaatgttagatgtaccaatcgcttaagcaacagggctttgttccgagcagtcttggcctggtacatgtcctccaattttgtccagagggcatatgcatccgtttccttcgctacatgatggaagacactgtggtcgatccattgcctgatctgaccgatcgttttcttgtttaatttcttccattctgctactttgctgggatcggggttttcgcctttagcttctataggatcaaacagatccttacaattgaggagatcttccatccgaggtctccaaagtgtataatttgtggcagtgagcttaaccatagctcccgaagatgattcttccattgacattatggcttgaccaaaattggagctgaatttggcaaaacggagttaaccgttgcgtccggaacggccgaaaatggtggacttgactcttccggggtcaaaatataattaccagaaattttggggcaaaaatgtaatttcacaaaatttctgggtcaacctgcaaatacagaacctataggggtcaatctgtaatttccaatagtttaGGGGCTgcaccgtaatttcagaaaactacaggggtcaatctgtaatttccaataattcaggggctATTCCGTAATTTCCGAAACTTCAGGGGCCGTtctgtaatttcagaaaatattgctgacgtggcagatggtgctgacgt contains the following coding sequences:
- the LOC132803224 gene encoding disease resistance protein RUN1-like isoform X2, which codes for MASASSSSSSSSSREKYDVFLSFRGKDTRDGFTGYLYRALDLKHIVTFKDDENLESGHRISEIMQAIEESKICIIVFSKDFASSTWCLNEVVRILECKRNGSAVVPIFYGIEPSVVRNQKEGYAEAFVKHEQDGREMVQQWRDALKEVAGISGYESNKIRPEYRFIEKIVEDVLLKLSKYVSANDHFKGHLIGIEKPTKETEGLLCIGSMNVRIIGLYGMGGIGKTTLARAIFQTFYCHFESYCFLNDVREEFERHGINHLREKLLFELFKDKTSLNMESTAIQDRCRRTRVLIVLDDLDAILQLNRLLPKGCTFGDGSRIIVTTRDAQVLKSRADELYEVKRLNDSDALTLFRLHAFGQNSDLPGYEALSKSAADYAHGNPLALEVLGCSLYSKSIKVWESALDKLKTDPDRTIQKVLKISYDGLDDEAIQGIFLDIACFFDGEVDREYVESILHRNEQHSDATAGISVLIDKSLIIECQNKLSMHALLRQMGKAIVCDKNKEPGKRSRLWNAKDVSYVLERSTGSSEVEGILLNLSELRKDVKVKPTAFSKMYHLRFLRMHCDNRFCNGEIFYEKVGWGPYNREVRQQIYLPYEGLEIPSDELRYLQWDLYPLKDFLSNFSPENLVELVMRDSQLVELHWDENQPVEKLKKMDLSYSEHLIQIPNLCGAINLESINLQGCISLVQVPSCFKNLDKLELLDLSDCENLKDGMENLPLNMRELKLCRTAIEVLPSSVRFLLGLLDLDMSGCNKLKYGIENLPSNLKKLTLCGTAVQEVPSSIGCLTGLSHLDLYNCERLESLPKSIWMLKSLEWLDLSNCPNLFKLEDCTSSSLRYLKISGCTGLRSIIALPPSLTCLDANNCTSLEKISIWRTPTVQDYDPQVQHQNNKSEGEIYNFQQCLKLGHDTCINVIADGARRRIFSAQDDISYLEMVYPGRVIPQWFSHRARGESFIQLPPNWLNTDDSRFKFVFDTVFAFKISGPETKIRFRFNFTTSMDSSVGGSFNYEDVCTLQVNNSSEHVLIRYATIDLRHVFGVYWSSVCRMVTGASFHVFMEEEKKGNWMIKSCGLQDQPT
- the LOC132803224 gene encoding TMV resistance protein N-like isoform X1, translating into MASASSSSSSSSSREKYDVFLSFRGKDTRDGFTGYLYRALDLKHIVTFKDDENLESGHRISEIMQAIEESKICIIVFSKDFASSTWCLNEVVRILECKRNGSAVVPIFYGIEPSVVRNQKEGYAEAFVKHEQDGREMVQQWRDALKEVAGISGYESNKIRPEYRFIEKIVEDVLLKLSKYVSANDHFKGHLIGIEKPTKETEGLLCIGSMNVRIIGLYGMGGIGKTTLARAIFQTFYCHFESYCFLNDVREEFERHGINHLREKLLFELFKDKTSLNMESTAIQDRCRRTRVLIVLDDLDAILQLNRLLPKGCTFGDGSRIIVTTRDAQVLKSRADELYEVKRLNDSDALTLFRLHAFGQNSDLPGYEALSKSAADYAHGNPLALEVLGCSLYSKSIKVWESALDKLKTDPDRTIQKVLKISYDGLDDEAIQGIFLDIACFFDGEVDREYVESILHRNEQHSDATAGISVLIDKSLIIECQNKLSMHALLRQMGKAIVCDKNKEPGKRSRLWNAKDVSYVLERSTGSSEVEGILLNLSELRKDVKVKPTAFSKMYHLRFLRMHCDNRFCNGEIFYEKVGWGPYNREVRQQIYLPYEGLEIPSDELRYLQWDLYPLKDFLSNFSPENLVELVMRDSQLVELHWDENQPVEKLKKMDLSYSEHLIQIPNLCGAINLESINLQGCISLVQVPSCFKNLDKLELLDLSDCENLKDGMENLPLNMRELKLCRTAIEVLPSSVRFLLGLLDLDMSGCNKLKYGIENLPSNLKKLTLCGTAVQEVPSSIGCLTGLSHLDLYNCERLESLPKSIWMLKSLEWLDLSNCPNLFKLEDCTSSSLRYLKISGCTGLRSIIALPPSLTCLDANNCTSLEKISIWRTPTVQDYDPQVQHQNNKSEGEIYNFQQCLKLGHDTCINVIADGARRRIFSAQDDISYLEMVYPGRVIPQWFSHRARGESFIQLPPNWLNTDDSRFKFVFDTVFAFKISGPETKIRFRFNFTTSMDSSVGGSFNYEDVCTLQVNNSSEHVLIRYATIDLRHVFGVYWSSVCRMVTGASFHVFMEEEKKGNWMIKSCGLQVINFTASRDLRLWDLSASVSSSSTRQKKYDMFLSFGGDDTRNNFIGHVYLALCRKHIRIFKHDENLESGHEISEIMEAIKESKICMIVFSKDFASSTWCLDDVVRILDCKRDWEDIIIPIFYGIEPSIVCKQDGSYAEAFNKHEQRFKDNMDKVQRWRDAH